One Canis lupus familiaris isolate Mischka breed German Shepherd chromosome 20, alternate assembly UU_Cfam_GSD_1.0, whole genome shotgun sequence genomic region harbors:
- the GPR108 gene encoding protein GPR108 isoform X3 yields the protein MGTRRSCSSLLGSSPKCPLNQGPRNQSSQSPLKWAAGPSLCSARPSQNPQCPRETSRDLSGKDSELVLGLGHLNNSYNFSFHVVIGSRAEEGQYSLNFHNCYNSEPGREQPFDLTVMIREKNPEGFLSAAEIPLFKLYLVMSACFLAAGIFWVSVLCRNTYKVFKIHWLMAALAFTKSISLLFHSINYYFINSQGHPIEGLAIMHYITHLLKGALLFITIALIGSGWAFVKYVLSDKEKKIFGIVIPLQVLANVAYIVIESREEGASDYRLWKEILFLVDLICCGTILFPVVWSIRHLQDASGTDGKVAVNLAKLKLFRHYYIMVICYVYFTRIIAILLQVAVPFQWQWLYQLLVEGSTLAFFVLTGYKFQPAGNNPYLQLPQEDEEDMQMEQIMTDSGFREGLSKVNKTASGRELL from the exons ATGGGGACCAGAAGAAGCTGTTCATCTCTCCTGGGCTCCTCCCCGAAGTGCCCTCTGAACCAGGGCCCCCGAAACCAGAGCTCACAGTCACCCCTAAAGTGGGCAGCG GGACCATCGCTGTGCTCAGCAAGGCCCAGTCAAAACCCACAGTGTCCCAGGGAGACCAGCAG GGACCTCAGTGGGAAGGACAGCGAACTGGTCCTGGGGCTTGGGCATCTCAACAATTCCTACAACTTCAGT TTCCACGTGGTGATCGGCTCTCGGGCCGAGGAAGGCCAGTACAGCCTCAACTTCCACAACTGCTACAACTCGGAGCCGGGCCGGGAGCAGCCGTTCGACCTCACG GTCATGATTCGGGAGAAGAACCCCGAGGGCTTCCTGTCGGCGGCGGAAATCCCCCTGTTCAAGCTGTACCTGGTCATGTCTGCCTGCTTCCTGGCAGCCGGCATCTTCTGGGTGTCCGTCCTCTGCAGGAACAC gtACAAGGTCTTCAAGATCCACTGGCTCATGGCGGCCCTCGCTTTCACCAAGAGCATCTCCCTCCTTTTCCACAGT ATCAACTACTACTTCATCAACAGCCAGGGCCACCCCATCGAAGGCCTCGCTATCATGCACTACATCACACACCT gCTGAAGGGTGCTCTCCTCTTCATCACCATCGCCTTGATCGGCTCCGGCTGGGCCTTCGTCAAGTACGTCCTGTCAGACAAGGAGAAGAAGATCTTTGGGATCGTGATTCCACtgcag gTCCTGGCCAACGTGGCCTACATTGTCATCGAGTCCCGCGAGGAGGGCGCCAGTGATTATAGGCTCTGGAAGGAGATCCTTTTCCTGGTGGATCTCATCTGCTGTGGCACCATCCTCTTCCCTGTGGTCTG GTCCATCCGGCATCTCCAGGACGCATCTGGCACCGATGGAAAGG TGGCGGTGAACCTGGCCAAGCTGAAGCTGTTTCGGCATTACTACATCATG GTCATCTGTTACGTCTACTTCACGCGGATCATCGCCATCCTGCTGCAGGTGGCTGTGCCCTTCCAGTGGCAGTGGCTATACCAG CTCTTGGTAGAGGGCTCCACTCTGGCCTTCTTCGTGCTTACTGGCTACAAGTTCCAGCCTGCAGGCAACAACCCTTACCTACAGCTGCcccaggaggatgaggaggacatGCAGATGGAGCAGAT AATGACCGATTCTGGGTTCCGGGAAGGCCTGTCCAAGGTCAACAAAACAGCCAGCGGGCGGGAACTTTTGTGA
- the TRIP10 gene encoding cdc42-interacting protein 4 isoform X1, whose translation MQEDQTAQQGTQKLHFPMSLRTDFPSLPWGGGSQPEHRLLDQFEVLERHTQWGLDLLDRYVKFVKERTEVEQAYAKQLRSLVKKYLPKRPAKDDPESKFSQQQSFVQILQEVNDFAGQRELVAENLSVRVCLELAKYSQEMKQERKMHFQEGRRAQQQLESGFKQLENSKRKFERDCREAEKAAQTAERLDQDINATKADVEKAKQQAHLRSHMAEESKNEYAAQLQRFNRDQAHFYFSQMPQIFDKLQDMDERRATHLGAGYGLLSEAELQVVPIIAKCLEGMKVAADAVDAKNDSQVLIELHKSGFARPGDVEFEDFSQPMNRVPSDSSLGTPSDGRPELRGPGRSRAKRWPFGKKNKPRPPPLSPLGGPLPSALPNGPPSPRSGLDPLAILSEISKSVKPRLASFRSLRGSRGTVVTEDFSHLPPEQQRKRLQQHLEERNRELQKEVDQREALKKMKDVYEKTPQMGDPASLEPRITETLNNIERLKLEVQKYEAWLAEAESRVLSNRGNSLGRHTRPPDPPASAPPDSSSSNSGSQDNKESSEEPLSEEGQDAPIYTEFDEDFEEEPASPIGHCVAIYHFEGSSEGTISMAEGEDLSLMEEDKGDGWTRVRRKQGGEGYVPTSYLRVTLN comes from the exons ATGCAGGAAGACCAGACAGCGCAACAGGGCACgcaaaaactacatttcccaatGTCCCTCAGGACGGACTTCCCCTCTTTACCCTGGGGAGGTGGCTCCCAGCCAGAGCACAGGCTTTTG GATCAGTTTGAGGTGCTCGAGCGTCACACGCAGTGGGGCCTGGACCTGTTGGACAGATATGTGAAATTCGTGAAAGAGCGGACCGAGGTGGAGCAGGCTTATGCAAAGCAACTGAG GAGCCTGGTGAAAAAATACCTGCCCAAGAGACCTGCCAAGGATGACCCAGAATCCAA GTTCAGCCAGCAGCAGTCCTTTGTGCAGATTCTCCAGGAGGTGAATGACTTTGCGGGCCAGCGCGAGCTGGTGGCTGAGAACCTCAGCGTCCGTGTGTGTCTCGAGCTGGCCAAGTACTCACAGGAGATGAAACAGGAGAGAAAGATG CACTTTCAGGAAGGCCGTCGGGCTCAGCAGCAGCTGGAAAGTGGCTTCAAACAGCTGGAGAAT AGTAAGCGCAAGTTTGAACGGGACTGCCGGGAGGCTGAAAAGGCAGCCCAGACCGCTGAGCGACTCGATCAGGATATTAATGCCACCAAGGCTGATGTGGAGAAG GCCAAGCAACAAGCCCACCTTCGAAGTCACATGGCAGAGGAGAGCAAAAATGAGTATGCAGCCCAGCTCCAGCGCTTCAACCGAGACCAGGCCCACTTCTATTTTTCCCAGATGCCCCAGATTTTTGAT aAGCTGCAGGACATGGATGAGCGGCGGGCCACCCACCTGGGGGCCGGGTATGGGCTCCTGTCCGAGGCTGAGCTGCAGGTGGTGCCCATCATCGCCAAGTGTCTGGAGGGCATGAAGGTGGCCGCAGATGCTGTAGATGCCAAGAAC gACTCCCAGGTCCTGATCGAGCTGCACAAGTCAGGCTTTGCCCGCCCTGGTGACGTGGAATTTGAAGACTTCAGCCAGCCCATGAACCGCGTGCCCTCAGACAGCAGCCTGGGCACCCCCTCCGATGGACGGCCTGAGCTCCGAGGCCCGGGCCGCAGCCGTGCCAAGCGCTGGCCCTTCGGCAAGAAGAACAAG ccacgccccccacccctctcccccctgGGGGGCCCCCTGCCCTCGGCATTGCCTAACGGACCCCCATCCCCTCGCTCCGGCCTCGACCCCTTGGCCATACTGAGTGAGATCAGTAAGTCGGTCAAACCGCGGCTAGCATCCTTCCGCAGCCTTCGAGGCAGCCGTGGG ACAGTGGTGACGGAGGATTTCAGCCACTTGCCCCCAGAGCAGCAGAGAAAGCGACTTCAGCAGCACCTGGAAGAACGGAATCGTGAGCTGCAGAAGGAGGTCGACCAGAG AGAAGccctgaagaaaatgaaggatgTCTATGAGAAGACACCCCAGATGGGGGACCCTGCCAGCTTGGAGCCCCGGATCACAGAAACCCTGAACAACATTGAACGGCTGAAATTGGAAGTGCAGAAGTATGAG GCTTGGCTGGCGGAAGCTGAGAGCCGGGTCCTGAGCAACCGGGGGAACAGCCTGGGCCGCCACACCCGGCCTCCAGACCCCCCAGCCAGCGCCCCACcagacagcagcagcagcaacagtggGTCACAGGATAACAAGGAGAG CTCTGAAGAGCCCCTCTCAGAGGAGGGTCAGGATGCCCCCATCTACACAGAATTTGATGAGGATTTTGAGGAGGAACCGGCATCCCCCATAGGTCACTGTGTGGCCATCTACCACTTTGAAG GGTCCAGCGAGGGCACCATCTCCATGGCCGAGGGTGAAGACCTCAGTCTCATGGAAGAGGACAAAGGCGACGGCTGGACCCGGGTCAGGCGGAAACAGGGAGGTGAGGGCTACGTGCCCACCTCCTATCTCCGTGTCACGCTCAACTGA
- the TRIP10 gene encoding cdc42-interacting protein 4 isoform X4, whose protein sequence is MDWGTELWDQFEVLERHTQWGLDLLDRYVKFVKERTEVEQAYAKQLRSLVKKYLPKRPAKDDPESKFSQQQSFVQILQEVNDFAGQRELVAENLSVRVCLELAKYSQEMKQERKMHFQEGRRAQQQLESGFKQLENSKRKFERDCREAEKAAQTAERLDQDINATKADVEKAKQQAHLRSHMAEESKNEYAAQLQRFNRDQAHFYFSQMPQIFDKLQDMDERRATHLGAGYGLLSEAELQVVPIIAKCLEGMKVAADAVDAKNDSQVLIELHKSGFARPGDVEFEDFSQPMNRVPSDSSLGTPSDGRPELRGPGRSRAKRWPFGKKNKTVVTEDFSHLPPEQQRKRLQQHLEERNRELQKEVDQREALKKMKDVYEKTPQMGDPASLEPRITETLNNIERLKLEVQKYEAWLAEAESRVLSNRGNSLGRHTRPPDPPASAPPDSSSSNSGSQDNKESSEEPLSEEGQDAPIYTEFDEDFEEEPASPIGHCVAIYHFEGSSEGTISMAEGEDLSLMEEDKGDGWTRVRRKQGGEGYVPTSYLRVTLN, encoded by the exons ATGGATTGGGGCACCGAGCTGTGG GATCAGTTTGAGGTGCTCGAGCGTCACACGCAGTGGGGCCTGGACCTGTTGGACAGATATGTGAAATTCGTGAAAGAGCGGACCGAGGTGGAGCAGGCTTATGCAAAGCAACTGAG GAGCCTGGTGAAAAAATACCTGCCCAAGAGACCTGCCAAGGATGACCCAGAATCCAA GTTCAGCCAGCAGCAGTCCTTTGTGCAGATTCTCCAGGAGGTGAATGACTTTGCGGGCCAGCGCGAGCTGGTGGCTGAGAACCTCAGCGTCCGTGTGTGTCTCGAGCTGGCCAAGTACTCACAGGAGATGAAACAGGAGAGAAAGATG CACTTTCAGGAAGGCCGTCGGGCTCAGCAGCAGCTGGAAAGTGGCTTCAAACAGCTGGAGAAT AGTAAGCGCAAGTTTGAACGGGACTGCCGGGAGGCTGAAAAGGCAGCCCAGACCGCTGAGCGACTCGATCAGGATATTAATGCCACCAAGGCTGATGTGGAGAAG GCCAAGCAACAAGCCCACCTTCGAAGTCACATGGCAGAGGAGAGCAAAAATGAGTATGCAGCCCAGCTCCAGCGCTTCAACCGAGACCAGGCCCACTTCTATTTTTCCCAGATGCCCCAGATTTTTGAT aAGCTGCAGGACATGGATGAGCGGCGGGCCACCCACCTGGGGGCCGGGTATGGGCTCCTGTCCGAGGCTGAGCTGCAGGTGGTGCCCATCATCGCCAAGTGTCTGGAGGGCATGAAGGTGGCCGCAGATGCTGTAGATGCCAAGAAC gACTCCCAGGTCCTGATCGAGCTGCACAAGTCAGGCTTTGCCCGCCCTGGTGACGTGGAATTTGAAGACTTCAGCCAGCCCATGAACCGCGTGCCCTCAGACAGCAGCCTGGGCACCCCCTCCGATGGACGGCCTGAGCTCCGAGGCCCGGGCCGCAGCCGTGCCAAGCGCTGGCCCTTCGGCAAGAAGAACAAG ACAGTGGTGACGGAGGATTTCAGCCACTTGCCCCCAGAGCAGCAGAGAAAGCGACTTCAGCAGCACCTGGAAGAACGGAATCGTGAGCTGCAGAAGGAGGTCGACCAGAG AGAAGccctgaagaaaatgaaggatgTCTATGAGAAGACACCCCAGATGGGGGACCCTGCCAGCTTGGAGCCCCGGATCACAGAAACCCTGAACAACATTGAACGGCTGAAATTGGAAGTGCAGAAGTATGAG GCTTGGCTGGCGGAAGCTGAGAGCCGGGTCCTGAGCAACCGGGGGAACAGCCTGGGCCGCCACACCCGGCCTCCAGACCCCCCAGCCAGCGCCCCACcagacagcagcagcagcaacagtggGTCACAGGATAACAAGGAGAG CTCTGAAGAGCCCCTCTCAGAGGAGGGTCAGGATGCCCCCATCTACACAGAATTTGATGAGGATTTTGAGGAGGAACCGGCATCCCCCATAGGTCACTGTGTGGCCATCTACCACTTTGAAG GGTCCAGCGAGGGCACCATCTCCATGGCCGAGGGTGAAGACCTCAGTCTCATGGAAGAGGACAAAGGCGACGGCTGGACCCGGGTCAGGCGGAAACAGGGAGGTGAGGGCTACGTGCCCACCTCCTATCTCCGTGTCACGCTCAACTGA
- the TRIP10 gene encoding cdc42-interacting protein 4 isoform X3, translating to MQEDQTAQQGTQKLHFPMSLRTDFPSLPWGGGSQPEHRLLDQFEVLERHTQWGLDLLDRYVKFVKERTEVEQAYAKQLRSLVKKYLPKRPAKDDPESKFSQQQSFVQILQEVNDFAGQRELVAENLSVRVCLELAKYSQEMKQERKMHFQEGRRAQQQLESGFKQLENSKRKFERDCREAEKAAQTAERLDQDINATKADVEKAKQQAHLRSHMAEESKNEYAAQLQRFNRDQAHFYFSQMPQIFDKLQDMDERRATHLGAGYGLLSEAELQVVPIIAKCLEGMKVAADAVDAKNDSQVLIELHKSGFARPGDVEFEDFSQPMNRVPSDSSLGTPSDGRPELRGPGRSRAKRWPFGKKNKTVVTEDFSHLPPEQQRKRLQQHLEERNRELQKEVDQREALKKMKDVYEKTPQMGDPASLEPRITETLNNIERLKLEVQKYEAWLAEAESRVLSNRGNSLGRHTRPPDPPASAPPDSSSSNSGSQDNKESSEEPLSEEGQDAPIYTEFDEDFEEEPASPIGHCVAIYHFEGSSEGTISMAEGEDLSLMEEDKGDGWTRVRRKQGGEGYVPTSYLRVTLN from the exons ATGCAGGAAGACCAGACAGCGCAACAGGGCACgcaaaaactacatttcccaatGTCCCTCAGGACGGACTTCCCCTCTTTACCCTGGGGAGGTGGCTCCCAGCCAGAGCACAGGCTTTTG GATCAGTTTGAGGTGCTCGAGCGTCACACGCAGTGGGGCCTGGACCTGTTGGACAGATATGTGAAATTCGTGAAAGAGCGGACCGAGGTGGAGCAGGCTTATGCAAAGCAACTGAG GAGCCTGGTGAAAAAATACCTGCCCAAGAGACCTGCCAAGGATGACCCAGAATCCAA GTTCAGCCAGCAGCAGTCCTTTGTGCAGATTCTCCAGGAGGTGAATGACTTTGCGGGCCAGCGCGAGCTGGTGGCTGAGAACCTCAGCGTCCGTGTGTGTCTCGAGCTGGCCAAGTACTCACAGGAGATGAAACAGGAGAGAAAGATG CACTTTCAGGAAGGCCGTCGGGCTCAGCAGCAGCTGGAAAGTGGCTTCAAACAGCTGGAGAAT AGTAAGCGCAAGTTTGAACGGGACTGCCGGGAGGCTGAAAAGGCAGCCCAGACCGCTGAGCGACTCGATCAGGATATTAATGCCACCAAGGCTGATGTGGAGAAG GCCAAGCAACAAGCCCACCTTCGAAGTCACATGGCAGAGGAGAGCAAAAATGAGTATGCAGCCCAGCTCCAGCGCTTCAACCGAGACCAGGCCCACTTCTATTTTTCCCAGATGCCCCAGATTTTTGAT aAGCTGCAGGACATGGATGAGCGGCGGGCCACCCACCTGGGGGCCGGGTATGGGCTCCTGTCCGAGGCTGAGCTGCAGGTGGTGCCCATCATCGCCAAGTGTCTGGAGGGCATGAAGGTGGCCGCAGATGCTGTAGATGCCAAGAAC gACTCCCAGGTCCTGATCGAGCTGCACAAGTCAGGCTTTGCCCGCCCTGGTGACGTGGAATTTGAAGACTTCAGCCAGCCCATGAACCGCGTGCCCTCAGACAGCAGCCTGGGCACCCCCTCCGATGGACGGCCTGAGCTCCGAGGCCCGGGCCGCAGCCGTGCCAAGCGCTGGCCCTTCGGCAAGAAGAACAAG ACAGTGGTGACGGAGGATTTCAGCCACTTGCCCCCAGAGCAGCAGAGAAAGCGACTTCAGCAGCACCTGGAAGAACGGAATCGTGAGCTGCAGAAGGAGGTCGACCAGAG AGAAGccctgaagaaaatgaaggatgTCTATGAGAAGACACCCCAGATGGGGGACCCTGCCAGCTTGGAGCCCCGGATCACAGAAACCCTGAACAACATTGAACGGCTGAAATTGGAAGTGCAGAAGTATGAG GCTTGGCTGGCGGAAGCTGAGAGCCGGGTCCTGAGCAACCGGGGGAACAGCCTGGGCCGCCACACCCGGCCTCCAGACCCCCCAGCCAGCGCCCCACcagacagcagcagcagcaacagtggGTCACAGGATAACAAGGAGAG CTCTGAAGAGCCCCTCTCAGAGGAGGGTCAGGATGCCCCCATCTACACAGAATTTGATGAGGATTTTGAGGAGGAACCGGCATCCCCCATAGGTCACTGTGTGGCCATCTACCACTTTGAAG GGTCCAGCGAGGGCACCATCTCCATGGCCGAGGGTGAAGACCTCAGTCTCATGGAAGAGGACAAAGGCGACGGCTGGACCCGGGTCAGGCGGAAACAGGGAGGTGAGGGCTACGTGCCCACCTCCTATCTCCGTGTCACGCTCAACTGA
- the TRIP10 gene encoding cdc42-interacting protein 4 isoform X2 — MDWGTELWDQFEVLERHTQWGLDLLDRYVKFVKERTEVEQAYAKQLRSLVKKYLPKRPAKDDPESKFSQQQSFVQILQEVNDFAGQRELVAENLSVRVCLELAKYSQEMKQERKMHFQEGRRAQQQLESGFKQLENSKRKFERDCREAEKAAQTAERLDQDINATKADVEKAKQQAHLRSHMAEESKNEYAAQLQRFNRDQAHFYFSQMPQIFDKLQDMDERRATHLGAGYGLLSEAELQVVPIIAKCLEGMKVAADAVDAKNDSQVLIELHKSGFARPGDVEFEDFSQPMNRVPSDSSLGTPSDGRPELRGPGRSRAKRWPFGKKNKPRPPPLSPLGGPLPSALPNGPPSPRSGLDPLAILSEISKSVKPRLASFRSLRGSRGTVVTEDFSHLPPEQQRKRLQQHLEERNRELQKEVDQREALKKMKDVYEKTPQMGDPASLEPRITETLNNIERLKLEVQKYEAWLAEAESRVLSNRGNSLGRHTRPPDPPASAPPDSSSSNSGSQDNKESSEEPLSEEGQDAPIYTEFDEDFEEEPASPIGHCVAIYHFEGSSEGTISMAEGEDLSLMEEDKGDGWTRVRRKQGGEGYVPTSYLRVTLN; from the exons ATGGATTGGGGCACCGAGCTGTGG GATCAGTTTGAGGTGCTCGAGCGTCACACGCAGTGGGGCCTGGACCTGTTGGACAGATATGTGAAATTCGTGAAAGAGCGGACCGAGGTGGAGCAGGCTTATGCAAAGCAACTGAG GAGCCTGGTGAAAAAATACCTGCCCAAGAGACCTGCCAAGGATGACCCAGAATCCAA GTTCAGCCAGCAGCAGTCCTTTGTGCAGATTCTCCAGGAGGTGAATGACTTTGCGGGCCAGCGCGAGCTGGTGGCTGAGAACCTCAGCGTCCGTGTGTGTCTCGAGCTGGCCAAGTACTCACAGGAGATGAAACAGGAGAGAAAGATG CACTTTCAGGAAGGCCGTCGGGCTCAGCAGCAGCTGGAAAGTGGCTTCAAACAGCTGGAGAAT AGTAAGCGCAAGTTTGAACGGGACTGCCGGGAGGCTGAAAAGGCAGCCCAGACCGCTGAGCGACTCGATCAGGATATTAATGCCACCAAGGCTGATGTGGAGAAG GCCAAGCAACAAGCCCACCTTCGAAGTCACATGGCAGAGGAGAGCAAAAATGAGTATGCAGCCCAGCTCCAGCGCTTCAACCGAGACCAGGCCCACTTCTATTTTTCCCAGATGCCCCAGATTTTTGAT aAGCTGCAGGACATGGATGAGCGGCGGGCCACCCACCTGGGGGCCGGGTATGGGCTCCTGTCCGAGGCTGAGCTGCAGGTGGTGCCCATCATCGCCAAGTGTCTGGAGGGCATGAAGGTGGCCGCAGATGCTGTAGATGCCAAGAAC gACTCCCAGGTCCTGATCGAGCTGCACAAGTCAGGCTTTGCCCGCCCTGGTGACGTGGAATTTGAAGACTTCAGCCAGCCCATGAACCGCGTGCCCTCAGACAGCAGCCTGGGCACCCCCTCCGATGGACGGCCTGAGCTCCGAGGCCCGGGCCGCAGCCGTGCCAAGCGCTGGCCCTTCGGCAAGAAGAACAAG ccacgccccccacccctctcccccctgGGGGGCCCCCTGCCCTCGGCATTGCCTAACGGACCCCCATCCCCTCGCTCCGGCCTCGACCCCTTGGCCATACTGAGTGAGATCAGTAAGTCGGTCAAACCGCGGCTAGCATCCTTCCGCAGCCTTCGAGGCAGCCGTGGG ACAGTGGTGACGGAGGATTTCAGCCACTTGCCCCCAGAGCAGCAGAGAAAGCGACTTCAGCAGCACCTGGAAGAACGGAATCGTGAGCTGCAGAAGGAGGTCGACCAGAG AGAAGccctgaagaaaatgaaggatgTCTATGAGAAGACACCCCAGATGGGGGACCCTGCCAGCTTGGAGCCCCGGATCACAGAAACCCTGAACAACATTGAACGGCTGAAATTGGAAGTGCAGAAGTATGAG GCTTGGCTGGCGGAAGCTGAGAGCCGGGTCCTGAGCAACCGGGGGAACAGCCTGGGCCGCCACACCCGGCCTCCAGACCCCCCAGCCAGCGCCCCACcagacagcagcagcagcaacagtggGTCACAGGATAACAAGGAGAG CTCTGAAGAGCCCCTCTCAGAGGAGGGTCAGGATGCCCCCATCTACACAGAATTTGATGAGGATTTTGAGGAGGAACCGGCATCCCCCATAGGTCACTGTGTGGCCATCTACCACTTTGAAG GGTCCAGCGAGGGCACCATCTCCATGGCCGAGGGTGAAGACCTCAGTCTCATGGAAGAGGACAAAGGCGACGGCTGGACCCGGGTCAGGCGGAAACAGGGAGGTGAGGGCTACGTGCCCACCTCCTATCTCCGTGTCACGCTCAACTGA